GTTAAAATGGCGAAAATCATTATTTCTGCAACTTCCAAAACCGATGCAAACATTTTTAATCCCAATACATTGAGAGATATTGCCAAATTTGAGGCGATTAACCTCTAAATATGGCTAAGATATAGAGGATAAAAGGTATTGTTTTTTTTGGTACTTTCCACCTTCGGCAATGAAGTATGCGATATTTATTCGTAAAGCGTTCCAAAGACAGTTGAGCAAGTACGCATGGTTTAATCAAGGGCTACATTTGCATATGGGCGAAAGATCAACAAGGGAAGTAGCACGATAAATCCCATAACAGCAAATCCAAAAAGTCCTTTCCCGTCAGCACTGTATAGACCTCCCCACACGCCAAAACCAATCAATCCCAAAGCAATCAAAAGTGCTTGTAGCCAATTTAGCCAAGTGTTACCCCGTTGGAAATGTATGCTCAAAAAGAGTAGCCAAGTGCCCATGAGAAACATGGTAATGCTGCTAAATACCCAAATGAGAACCAAGTCGTCTTGTGTAGCACCCGTTACAAAGCCTTGCGAGATGGCCTCAAATTGTGCGGCAAGTCCCATCGTGGCATGTGGAATGGCGGCTAAGGTGAGTAGTCCGCCGGAGATACGGCATGCCCATGTAAGTGTTTTCATTTGTTGTAGGGTTAAATGATATAATAACTTAGACACGGAAATCAATATACAAAAAAGCCTTACCCCACTAAATTCTTTTCCAGTTCTACCGAACCCGAACCTTTTTTAGGCGTTGTACATGCTTTCGTAGAAGTTCAAAAATTCCCAGAATTATGCTTTCTGTTTTCCAAGTTGATGCCTTCACAGACCGCCTTTTTGGGGGGAATCCGGCTGCTGTCGTGCCATTAGAACATTGGCTGCCTACAGAAGTAATGTTGTCTATAGCAGCAGAAAACAACCTTGCCGAGACTGCTTTTTTTGTCCCAATAGCGGATGGAGAGTACCATCTTCGTTGGTTCACGCCTGAAATTGAAGTGCCTCTATGTGGTCATGCCACGCTTGCTACGGCACATATCTTATTTCGGCATCTGGGGGAACAGTCGCCGGAAATTGTGTTTCATTCTGCCAGTGGCCCTCTTATCGTTACCCAAAATGGTGACCGTTTGGAACTCAATTTTCCCAGTGAGAAACTCACGCCTATCGAGCCAATAAACGCACTCGTGGAAGGACTGCGAATGCGCCCGGTGTTTACGGGCATGGCCAAGCATTATCTTCTGGCCGAGTTGCCCGATGAAGACACCGTCCGCTCATTAGAACCCGATTTTGTGGCATTGGCAAAGGTAGAGGCACTTGGGGTTATTGTTACGTCTCGTGGAAAACAAGCTGATTTCGTCTCGCGATTTTTTGCGCCAAATGCAGGCATCAACGAAGACCCCGTTACAGGTTCGGCACACTGCGTGTTGGTTCCGTATTGGGCAGAAAAGACAGGTCAAAAAACCTTTTGGGCCTTGCAAGTTTCCAAACGTGGTGGCTCGCTTTGGTGTACCTTAGAACATGAGCGGGTGCGGATGTCGGGACATGCAGTAACGTATTTGCAAGGTACTTTTTCATATGAATAGTCCTTTTTTACACATGTTGGGATGGGGGGTGTGGGGCTTGGTCGTTTTTACCTTTGGCGCGTGCGATCTTTTTACCCCAAGAATCCCAGAAAATCCACTTGGGAATGGTGGAACTTGGCGCCAACCGGATACGCCCGATCGGGTGATTGAGAACCTGCGTAGTGCCATCTCCGAACGAAATGTACAGCACTACACCCGCTCTTTGGCTTCAGATTTGGTCTTCACACCCACCATTTCCGCTGAAAATCGGGATCCCGTACTTTGGACAAAGTGGGGAATTACCGAAGAGGAAACCTATTTTGCACGTTTGGCCACCGCCGCCTCTTTGTTTACCGGACATCATTTAGACCTTTTCGAGACTTCACAAATTATCATTGACAACCGCCACGTAGCATATCAAGCCACTTATACCTTGCAAATGCAACATAGCCGCAACAGCGAGGGAATCCCCGTCGAGGTGAAAGGAAAAGTGGTTTGGAATTTGTCCCAGCAACCGGATGGGCTTTGGAAAATTGAGCGTTGGGCAGACCAAAGTTTGATCGGAGCGCCTTCTTGGAGCGACTTGAAAGCTGCATTTTTCAAATAAACCAATCCCAAAATGAGGCGCTTTCGGCAGTACTTGTTCTTTCTCGGAGTTTGGGGCTTTACCTTTCTTTCGGGATGTAATCCCTTTGCACCCGCGATAGAGGAAGGTAATCCTTATCAAAACCTTCTGGGCGACCCAACCACCATTGATGGTTTCTTTACCAATTTTAAGAATGGCTATGAACTACGCGACTTAGCCATCTATCAGCCCTTGATAGATTCTTCGTTCACCTTTATTTATCGTGATTTCGAGGCAGGTATAGACCGGCAGTGGGGGTATGCGCAGGAAATCGAGTCCACACGCCAAATGTTCCAACGTGCAGACCTGATTCGACTAGATTGGAACCAAGTGGTGCTTCAGGAAGTGGCGGAGGACAACAAAAGCGCACAAATTATTCGGTCGTTTAACCTGACCATTTCCCTCGGTGCGGGCGAGGTATTTCGGGGGAATGGACGGGTCATTTTTTTGCTTACAAGACGCCGAAGCGATTTACCTTGGCGGCTTCTACAATGGCGCGACGAGAGTGAAACATAACCTTTTTCTGTTTCTTGGGCTAATAATTACAATGACCTAAGCAAAAGAACGGGATCAACCCCTTGCGTTCGTCAATCGTTAATTAGTAATCCGTTATTGAGCGACTTCAATTTGCAGTTCTTGAATATGTCCACGTACATCGCTAACCGCCAAAAAATGCAAGGCTTCCGCAATGCGATAGGGATCAATCCACGTATTTGGATCTATGCGTGGCATGGCCACCCGATTTCCGGGGGTATCAATAGCGCCCATTGGGAAGACCGTGCTCACCCGTATTCCTGCATGACCCAATTCTTGCGCAAGGGAGCGTAAATAAACCCGTACTGCCGCCTTTGCAGCACTATACAAGGCCATTCCGCCTGCTCCTTGGATACCAGCCCCTGCCGAAATGCCCGCAATAAAACCAGTTTTCCGGGCCAACATTCGCGGTAAAACGGCAGTTACTGTATTGAATAATGTATTGAAATTAATGGACATAAGGTATTGTAGATCTTCGGGTACGGCTTCTTCGGCCACTTGCATTGAGAACCCGCCTGCAATGTTCAAAACCGCATCTGGGGTTTGGGGCAGGGCAAAGACGGCCTCTTTTACGGCTTCAAAATTCGTCAGATCAACAGCTTGAGTGTTTGCCATTGGGAAGTTCAGTTTTAAACGCTCGTCCGAGACATCAAACAAAATGAGATCCCAGCCATGAGCCGCAAAGACTTGGCTCACCACCGTGCCGAGTGCGCCCGCAGCACCCGTAATAAGAACAGTTCGTGACATGGTACGTATGGTTTTATGGTTAGTGAATCGTTCCTCTTTAATCTGTTCTATACCAATCCTAA
This region of Rhodothermia bacterium genomic DNA includes:
- a CDS encoding PhzF family phenazine biosynthesis protein, with amino-acid sequence MMLSVFQVDAFTDRLFGGNPAAVVPLEHWLPTEVMLSIAAENNLAETAFFVPIADGEYHLRWFTPEIEVPLCGHATLATAHILFRHLGEQSPEIVFHSASGPLIVTQNGDRLELNFPSEKLTPIEPINALVEGLRMRPVFTGMAKHYLLAELPDEDTVRSLEPDFVALAKVEALGVIVTSRGKQADFVSRFFAPNAGINEDPVTGSAHCVLVPYWAEKTGQKTFWALQVSKRGGSLWCTLEHERVRMSGHAVTYLQGTFSYE
- a CDS encoding SDR family NAD(P)-dependent oxidoreductase, which codes for MSRTVLITGAAGALGTVVSQVFAAHGWDLILFDVSDERLKLNFPMANTQAVDLTNFEAVKEAVFALPQTPDAVLNIAGGFSMQVAEEAVPEDLQYLMSINFNTLFNTVTAVLPRMLARKTGFIAGISAGAGIQGAGGMALYSAAKAAVRVYLRSLAQELGHAGIRVSTVFPMGAIDTPGNRVAMPRIDPNTWIDPYRIAEALHFLAVSDVRGHIQELQIEVAQ